From Carassius gibelio isolate Cgi1373 ecotype wild population from Czech Republic chromosome B23, carGib1.2-hapl.c, whole genome shotgun sequence, the proteins below share one genomic window:
- the LOC128012172 gene encoding uncharacterized protein LOC128012172 isoform X1: MAALELHSGPEPGSCVWGGDRADLLDSFDSEMQEWEDQLQDMQRKIEELYNEVKARREASESSLNNTTNNKNLDITLLPVISQYSHQANGYHEPCGHPNNSLPIHQYSEIRADPTVMQSFGLHHPNEYCNGSNNIMLNSLRSSSHYPASCHDLERQDATLDILSGYLQQGPHFRKNVGNIGVPNTIQTPKVYPVTHSYQDSMETSLVTNSRTAPCVVLEETEAENKNNKKSNWDDSQARHVSWKDPVSTNNLPPKNTASKLAIRQRDASPVTSRSTYHESSQQPDKKCLLLDRKSGSPSVLRKFGAMLQENEGKTLIEDGLVTTVVSSEAQRHTSTPICQSKFDARRASSRVPVQKCLADCDALEADLEPSQESWTAGPPRHLLNGDKDSGKSGCVLEQHGLAYNLSQTESHLNSGYPKVASLSNSHKAGFQSENLFSDYQMVERILGAGSQNFSKIHRGLGVDMTRLETDNLEQLLEMMEVENNRSHRTTFTQQLDNKQVNPESSPAPSSSNFSRPARPANQRRPSRWAKHIHPSKIGQTSCPPSPGLKAKQFLNSYSRHTETVIM, translated from the exons ATGGCTGCATTGGAATTGCACTCTGGACCAGAGCCTGGGAGTTGTGTGTGGGGTGGAGACAGAGCTGACCTGCTTGACAGTTTTGACTCCGAGATGCAGGAATGGGAAGATCAGCTACAGGACATGCAGAGGAAAATTGAAGAG CTGTATAATGAGGTCAAAGCAAGAAGAGAAGCTAGCGAGAGCAGCTTAAACAACACTACAAACAATAAAAACCTGGACATTACTTTGCTTCCAGTCATCTCTCAGTATAGCCACCAGGCCAATGGTTATCATGAACCCTGTGGTCACCCCAACAACAGCCTCCCAATTCATCAATACAGTGAAATAAGGGCAGATCCTACAGTAATGCAAAGCTTTGGGCTTCACCACCCCAATGAATACTGTAATGGTTCCAACAATATCATGCTTAATTCCCTGAGAAGTAGCAGCCATTACCCTGCTAGTTGTCATGATCTTGAAAGGCAAGATGCCACCCTAGACATACTCAGTGGATACCTTCAACAAGGCCCGCATTTTAGAAAGAACGTAGGGAATATCGGAGTTCCAAACACA atccagACCCCTAAGGTATATCCAGTTACGCACAGTTATCAAGACAGCATGGAGACCAGCCTGGTAACAAACAG taggACTGCCCCGTGTGTTGTTCTGGAGGAGACTGAGGctgagaacaaaaataacaaGAAATCAAACTGGGATGACTCCCAAGCCCGCCATGTTAGCTGGAAAGACCCGGTTTCAACAAACAACCTTCCCCCTAAAAATACAGCTTCCAAACTGGCAATCAGACAGAGAGATGCTTCTCCTGTAACCTCCCGCTCCACTTACCATGAGTCATCACAACAACCTGATAAGAAATGCCTCTTGCTTGACAGGAAATCTGGCAGCCCATCAGTATTGCGCAAGTTTGGTGCCATGTTGCAGGAGAATGAGGGGAAAACCCTGATTGAGGATGGTCTTGTGACCACCGTTGTCTCCAGTGAAGCTCAGAGGCACACCAGCACTCCCATTTGCCAGAGCAAGTTTGATGCCAGACGGGCATCCTCACGTGTGCCCGTCCAGAAATGCCTTGCAGACTGTGACGCACTAGAAGCAGATCTGGAGCCCAGCCAGGAGTCTTGGACAGCTGGTCCTCCTAGACACCTCCTCAATGGAGACAAAGACAGTGGGAAGAGTGGTTGTGTTCTTGAACAGCATGGCTTGGCCTATAACTTAAGCCAGACAGAGTCTCACCTTAACTCGGGGTATCCTAAGGTGGCTTCACTGTCTAATTCCCACAAAGCAGGCTTCCAGAGTGAGAACCTATTTTCTGACTACCAGATGGTGGAAAGGATTCTGGGAGCAGGATCTCAAAACTTCAGTAAGATACACAGAGGACTTGGTGTCGACATGACGAGACTGGAAACTGACAACTTGGAGCAACTTCTGGAAATGATGGAAGTGGAGAACAACAGAAGCCATAGGACCACATTCACCCAGCAACTGGACAACAAGCAG GTCAATCCTGAGTCATCTCCTGCACCCAGCAGTAGCAATTTTTCTCGTCCGGCTCGACCAGCCAATCAACGTCGTCCATCCAGATGGGCTAAGCATATTCACCCAAGCAAAATTGGCCAGACATCCTGCCCACCAAGCCCTGGTCTGAAAGCCAAACAATTCTTGAATTCATATTCCCGGCACACAGAAACTGTCATCATGTGA
- the LOC128012172 gene encoding uncharacterized protein LOC128012172 isoform X2 yields the protein MAALELHSGPEPGSCVWGGDRADLLDSFDSEMQEWEDQLQDMQRKIEELYNEVKARREASESSLNNTTNNKNLDITLLPVISQYSHQANGYHEPCGHPNNSLPIHQYSEIRADPTVMQSFGLHHPNEYCNGSNNIMLNSLRSSSHYPASCHDLERQDATLDILSGYLQQGPHFRKNVGNIGVPNTIQTPKVYPVTHSYQDSMETSLVTNRTAPCVVLEETEAENKNNKKSNWDDSQARHVSWKDPVSTNNLPPKNTASKLAIRQRDASPVTSRSTYHESSQQPDKKCLLLDRKSGSPSVLRKFGAMLQENEGKTLIEDGLVTTVVSSEAQRHTSTPICQSKFDARRASSRVPVQKCLADCDALEADLEPSQESWTAGPPRHLLNGDKDSGKSGCVLEQHGLAYNLSQTESHLNSGYPKVASLSNSHKAGFQSENLFSDYQMVERILGAGSQNFSKIHRGLGVDMTRLETDNLEQLLEMMEVENNRSHRTTFTQQLDNKQVNPESSPAPSSSNFSRPARPANQRRPSRWAKHIHPSKIGQTSCPPSPGLKAKQFLNSYSRHTETVIM from the exons ATGGCTGCATTGGAATTGCACTCTGGACCAGAGCCTGGGAGTTGTGTGTGGGGTGGAGACAGAGCTGACCTGCTTGACAGTTTTGACTCCGAGATGCAGGAATGGGAAGATCAGCTACAGGACATGCAGAGGAAAATTGAAGAG CTGTATAATGAGGTCAAAGCAAGAAGAGAAGCTAGCGAGAGCAGCTTAAACAACACTACAAACAATAAAAACCTGGACATTACTTTGCTTCCAGTCATCTCTCAGTATAGCCACCAGGCCAATGGTTATCATGAACCCTGTGGTCACCCCAACAACAGCCTCCCAATTCATCAATACAGTGAAATAAGGGCAGATCCTACAGTAATGCAAAGCTTTGGGCTTCACCACCCCAATGAATACTGTAATGGTTCCAACAATATCATGCTTAATTCCCTGAGAAGTAGCAGCCATTACCCTGCTAGTTGTCATGATCTTGAAAGGCAAGATGCCACCCTAGACATACTCAGTGGATACCTTCAACAAGGCCCGCATTTTAGAAAGAACGTAGGGAATATCGGAGTTCCAAACACA atccagACCCCTAAGGTATATCCAGTTACGCACAGTTATCAAGACAGCATGGAGACCAGCCTGGTAACAAACAG gACTGCCCCGTGTGTTGTTCTGGAGGAGACTGAGGctgagaacaaaaataacaaGAAATCAAACTGGGATGACTCCCAAGCCCGCCATGTTAGCTGGAAAGACCCGGTTTCAACAAACAACCTTCCCCCTAAAAATACAGCTTCCAAACTGGCAATCAGACAGAGAGATGCTTCTCCTGTAACCTCCCGCTCCACTTACCATGAGTCATCACAACAACCTGATAAGAAATGCCTCTTGCTTGACAGGAAATCTGGCAGCCCATCAGTATTGCGCAAGTTTGGTGCCATGTTGCAGGAGAATGAGGGGAAAACCCTGATTGAGGATGGTCTTGTGACCACCGTTGTCTCCAGTGAAGCTCAGAGGCACACCAGCACTCCCATTTGCCAGAGCAAGTTTGATGCCAGACGGGCATCCTCACGTGTGCCCGTCCAGAAATGCCTTGCAGACTGTGACGCACTAGAAGCAGATCTGGAGCCCAGCCAGGAGTCTTGGACAGCTGGTCCTCCTAGACACCTCCTCAATGGAGACAAAGACAGTGGGAAGAGTGGTTGTGTTCTTGAACAGCATGGCTTGGCCTATAACTTAAGCCAGACAGAGTCTCACCTTAACTCGGGGTATCCTAAGGTGGCTTCACTGTCTAATTCCCACAAAGCAGGCTTCCAGAGTGAGAACCTATTTTCTGACTACCAGATGGTGGAAAGGATTCTGGGAGCAGGATCTCAAAACTTCAGTAAGATACACAGAGGACTTGGTGTCGACATGACGAGACTGGAAACTGACAACTTGGAGCAACTTCTGGAAATGATGGAAGTGGAGAACAACAGAAGCCATAGGACCACATTCACCCAGCAACTGGACAACAAGCAG GTCAATCCTGAGTCATCTCCTGCACCCAGCAGTAGCAATTTTTCTCGTCCGGCTCGACCAGCCAATCAACGTCGTCCATCCAGATGGGCTAAGCATATTCACCCAAGCAAAATTGGCCAGACATCCTGCCCACCAAGCCCTGGTCTGAAAGCCAAACAATTCTTGAATTCATATTCCCGGCACACAGAAACTGTCATCATGTGA